One stretch of Glycine soja cultivar W05 chromosome 7, ASM419377v2, whole genome shotgun sequence DNA includes these proteins:
- the LOC114420371 gene encoding long chain acyl-CoA synthetase 2-like: protein MTRTIGVPMTTIEARLESVPEMGYDALSNVPRGEICLRGNTLFFGYHKREDLTKEVMVDGWFHTGDIGEWQSNRAMKIIDRKKNLFKLSQGEYIVVENIENKYLQCPLIASIWVYGNNFESFLVAVVVPERKAIEDWAKEHNLTDDFKSLCNNLKARKHILDELNNTGQKHQLRGFELLKAIHLEPNPFDIEKDLITPTFKLKRPQLLKYYKDHIDQLYKEAKGAMV, encoded by the exons ATGACAAGAACTATTGGAGTTCCCATGACAACCATTGAAGCCAGGCTTGAATCTGTGCCAGAGATGGGATATGATGCCCTCTCCAATGTACCCCGTGGAGAAATTTGTTTGAGAGGAAATACCTTGTTCTTCGGTTACCACAAGCGTGAAGATCTTACCAAAGAAGTTATGGTTGATGGCTGGTTTCATACAG GTGACATTGGAGAATGGCAATCAAATAGGGCCATGAAAATTATTGATCGGAAGAAGAATCTCTTTAAATTGTCTCAAGGAGAATATATTGTTGTGGAGAATATTGAAAACAAGTATTTGCAATGCCCTCTTATAGCATCG ATTTGGGTGTATGGAAACAACTTTGAGTCATTCTTAGTGGCTGTTGTGGTCCCTGAAAGAAAAGCCATTGAGGATTGGGCAAAAGAGCACAATTTGACTGATGATTTTAAATCTTTATGTAATAATCTTAAAGCAAGAAAACACATTTTGGATGAGCTCAACAACACTGGTCAGAAACACcaa CTTAGAGGATTTGAGTTGCTAAAAGCCATTCATCTGGAACCAAATCCCTTCGACATAGAAAAAGATTTAATAACTCCAACATTCAAATTGAAGAGACCACAATTGCTCAAGTACTACAAG GATCATATTGATCAACTATACAAGGAAGCAAAGGGAGCAATGGTGTAA